A region of Vigna radiata var. radiata cultivar VC1973A chromosome 10, Vradiata_ver6, whole genome shotgun sequence DNA encodes the following proteins:
- the LOC106776128 gene encoding putative leucine-rich repeat receptor-like serine/threonine-protein kinase At2g14440, with product MANIATFRFLLLWTLFLCFVFTTRAAQRGPYGMHISCGARHDVQTKPTTTRWYKDFGYTGGIPTNASTTSYIAPPLKTLRYFPFSEGLSNCYNINRVPKGRYSIRIFFGLVAHTTVTDEPLFDISIQGTQIYSLKSGWTNQDDQAFTEAQVFLMDGSVSICFHGTGHGDPAILSIEILQIDDKAYYFGPDWNQGVILRTVKRLSCGFGQSKFGVDYGADPRGGDRYWQHIKTFGGDSDHPRSVETRIKQASHPPNFYPETLYRSALVSTSSQPDLTYTLDVDPNKNYSVWLHFAEIDNSVTAAGQRVFDIMINGDVAFRNVDVVKMSGDLYSALVLNKTVTVNGRTLTVTLSPIKGSFAIISAIEILEVITAESKTLSDEVMALQTLKKALGLPPRFGWNGDPCVPQQHPWTGADCRLDKSSSKWVIDGLGLGNQGLKGYLPNDISRLHNLQILNLSGNGIRGAIPSPLGTITSLQVLDLSYNFFNGSIPESLGQLTSLQRLNLNGNFLSGRVPATLGGRLLHGASFNFTDNAGLCGIPGLPTCGPHLSAGAKVGIGLGASFTFLLLIIGSVCWWKRRQNILRVQQIAARAAPYAKARTQFSRDIQMARHNNNNNYGNAHTASENGPILLSR from the exons ATGGCGAACATAGCAACGTTTCGATTCCTTCTGCTGTGGACGCTTTTCCTATGCTTTGTCTTTACTACGCGTGCAGCTCAACGAG GGCCATATGGCATGCACATAAGCTGTGGGGCTCGTCATGATGTTCAAACAAAACCAACCACTACCCGTTGGTATAAAGACTTTGGTTATACAGGAGGTATTCCCACCAATGCGTCTACGACAAGTTACATTGCCCCTCCTCTGAAGACTCTACGTTATTTCCCCTTTTCTGAAGGTCTTTCAAATTGCTACAACATTAACAGGGTGCCCAAAGGGCGCTACTCAATCAGGATCTTTTTTGGACTTGTTGCACACACTACAGTTACCGATGAACCTCTATTTGATATCTCAATTCAAGGAACACAAATATATTCTTTGAAATCAGGTTGGACCAATCAGGATGATCAAGCATTTACTGAAGCCCAAGTATTTCTTATGGATGGTTCGGTATCAATCTGTTTCCATGGCACAGGTCACGGAGATCCGGCAATTCTTTCAATTGAAATTCTTCAAATTGATGATAAAGCTTATTATTTTGGACCGGATTGGAATCAAGGGGTAATTCTTAGAACAGTCAAAAGATTGAGTTGTGGATTTGGACAGTCAAAATTTGGTGTGGATTATGGTGCAGATCCCCGGGGAGGGGACAGATATTGGCAGCATATTAAAACTTTTGGTGGGGATTCTGATCACCCGAGATCTGTTGAGACTAGAATCAAACAGGCTTCACATCCACCAAACTTTTATCCCGAAACTCTTTATCGATCAGCCCTTGTCAGTACTAGTAGCCAGCCTGATTTGACATATACATTGGATGTGGATCCCAACAAAAACTATTCTGTTTGGTTACATTTTGCTGAGATTGATAACTCGGTGACTGCTGCAGGACAAAGAGTCTTTGACATTATGATAAATGGAGATGTTGCTTTTAGAAATGTCGACGTTGTGAAAATGAGTGGGGATCTTTATAGTGCTCTTGTGCTTAATAAAACTGTTACTGTTAATGGGAGAACTTTGACTGTAACTTTGAGCCCAATAAAAGGTAGTTTTGCCATAATAAGTGCCATTGAGATATTGGAGGTTATAACGGCTGAGTCAAAAACATTATCAGATGAAG TTATGGCTTTACAAACGTTGAAGAAGGCTTTGGGGCTTCCTCCCAGGTTTGGGTGGAATGGTGATCCATGTGTTCCCCAGCAACACCCGTGGACTGGAGCAGATTGCAGATTAGACAAAAGTAGCAGCAAATGGGTCATTGATGGACT GGGTCTTGGCAATCAAGGTCTGAAGGGCTATTTGCCAAATGACATTTCCAGACTGCATAATCTACAAATCCT AAACTTGAGTGGAAACGGCATTCGTGGGGCTATTCCATCCCCACTTGGAACAATAACTAGCTTGCAAGTGCT TGACCTATCCTACAACTTTTTCAATGGATCGATTCCTGAAAGCCTTGGACAATTGACATCATTACAGAGACT GAACCTAAATGGGAACTTCCTGTCTGGAAGGGTACCAGCGACTCTAGGAGGAAGACTTCTACACGGGGCAAGCTTTAA TTTTACTGATAATGCAGGTCTATGTGGCATACCTGGATTACCCACTTGTGGACCTCACCTTTCTGCCGGTGCTAAAGTTGGTATTGGCTTAGGTGCTTCTTTTACTTTCCTACTTCTTATCATTGGTTCAGTTTGCTGGTGGAAACGGCGGCAGAATATCCTCCGAGTTCAGCAAATAGCCG CAAGGGCAGCTCCATATGCGAAAGCTAGGACCCAATTTTCACGTGACATCCAGATGGCAAGgcataataacaataataattatggCAATGCTCACACTGCTTCGGAGAATGGGCCTATCTTGCTTTCACGATGA